The Saccharomonospora cyanea NA-134 genome includes a region encoding these proteins:
- a CDS encoding NAD(P)/FAD-dependent oxidoreductase, translating to MATDTVVIVGASLAGSKAAETLRDEGFSGAIVLIGAEEELPYERPPLSKDYLLGTAERASTAVHDEAWYTGNDVELLLGTAVVDIHRDTREVELADGRRVGYTHLLLTTGASPRRLSLPGSELDGVHYLRDLQDSESLRDALREGGPVAVVGAGWIGLEVAAAARHHGCEVTMLEPRDMPLRAALGPELGGYFAEAHRRHGVTILTGRRPSALIGSGRVMGVTADTGEEIEADTVVVGIGAQPNTTLARGSGLRVDNGIVVDEYLRTADPTIAAAGDVASVFHPFYGRHVRVEHWANALNAGPAAARSLIGHGRPYDELPFFYTDQYDIGMEFIGLLEPDRPYTVVTRGELDDDAFHAFWLSDGQVVAGMHVNRWDDGIEPAKKLIRDRAVVDPARLADPSVPLGDVAARVP from the coding sequence ATGGCGACAGACACCGTCGTGATCGTCGGCGCGAGCCTGGCGGGCTCGAAGGCCGCCGAGACACTGCGCGACGAGGGCTTCTCCGGCGCGATCGTGCTGATCGGGGCCGAGGAGGAGCTGCCGTACGAACGTCCCCCGTTGTCCAAGGACTACCTGCTCGGCACCGCCGAGCGAGCGAGCACGGCCGTCCACGACGAGGCGTGGTACACCGGCAACGACGTCGAGCTCCTCCTCGGCACGGCGGTGGTCGACATCCATCGCGACACCCGGGAGGTGGAGCTGGCCGACGGGCGACGCGTCGGCTACACCCACCTGCTGCTCACCACGGGCGCGAGCCCACGGCGGCTGTCGCTTCCCGGCTCGGAGCTGGACGGCGTCCACTACCTGCGTGATCTCCAGGACTCGGAGAGTCTTCGCGACGCGCTGCGCGAGGGCGGCCCGGTGGCCGTCGTCGGAGCGGGGTGGATCGGGCTCGAAGTGGCGGCGGCGGCCCGGCACCACGGCTGCGAGGTGACGATGCTGGAACCACGCGACATGCCGTTGCGGGCCGCGCTGGGGCCGGAACTCGGTGGGTACTTCGCCGAGGCGCACCGGCGGCACGGCGTCACGATCCTCACCGGGCGCCGTCCGAGCGCCCTGATCGGCTCCGGCAGGGTCATGGGGGTCACCGCGGACACGGGTGAGGAGATCGAGGCCGACACGGTGGTGGTCGGCATCGGCGCCCAACCCAACACCACCCTGGCGCGCGGCAGCGGTCTACGGGTCGACAACGGCATCGTCGTCGACGAGTACCTGCGCACGGCCGACCCCACCATCGCCGCCGCGGGCGACGTCGCCTCCGTGTTCCATCCCTTCTACGGCAGGCACGTGCGCGTGGAGCACTGGGCGAACGCCCTGAACGCCGGTCCGGCGGCCGCGCGCTCGTTGATCGGCCACGGGCGCCCCTACGACGAGCTGCCGTTCTTCTACACCGACCAGTACGACATCGGCATGGAGTTCATCGGCCTGCTTGAGCCGGATCGACCGTACACAGTGGTCACCCGGGGCGAGCTCGATGACGACGCCTTCCACGCGTTCTGGCTCTCCGACGGCCAGGTGGTGGCGGGAATGCACGTCAACCGGTGGGACGACGGCATCGAACCCGCCAAGAAGCTGATCCGCGATCGGGCCGTCGTGGACCCCGCGCGGCTGGCCGACCCGTCGGTGCCGCTCGGCGACGTGGCGGCGAGGGTGCCCTAG